From a single Rodentibacter sp. JRC1 genomic region:
- the nrdG gene encoding anaerobic ribonucleoside-triphosphate reductase-activating protein, with the protein MNYLQYYPTDVINGEGTRCTLFVSGCTHGCKGCYNQKSWSFSAGVPFDEAMEQQIINDLKDTRIKRQGLTLSGGDPLHPRNVETLLPFVERVKRECPDKDIWVWTGYKLDELDEQQRAMLPYIDVLIDGKFIQEQADPSLVWRGSANQVIYRFKDL; encoded by the coding sequence ATGAACTATCTCCAATACTACCCCACCGATGTCATTAACGGCGAAGGCACACGCTGTACGCTGTTTGTCAGTGGTTGTACCCACGGTTGCAAAGGTTGCTATAACCAAAAAAGTTGGTCATTCAGTGCTGGCGTCCCCTTTGATGAAGCGATGGAACAGCAAATTATCAATGATTTAAAAGATACCCGAATTAAACGTCAAGGCTTAACCCTTTCCGGCGGCGATCCGCTTCATCCACGCAATGTAGAAACGCTTTTACCTTTCGTAGAACGCGTAAAACGTGAATGCCCCGATAAAGATATTTGGGTATGGACGGGTTATAAATTAGACGAACTTGACGAACAACAACGCGCAATGTTGCCCTATATTGACGTGTTAATCGATGGCAAATTTATCCAAGAACAAGCCGATCCAAGTTTGGTTTGGCGAGGATCGGCAAATCAGGTCATTTATCGATTCAAAGATTTATAA
- the cydD gene encoding cysteine/glutathione ABC transporter permease/ATP-binding protein CydD, translated as MDKLRQKYLQKWLRAQQQPIKKLMLANITLAALSSLILVAQTYFLATLLDKLIMQNIPRDELIPSFLGLILSFALRAVILWGRERIGFESGKRLRNHIRRQILNKIHLVGPATINQKPAGSWASIMLEQVENLHNFYARFLPQQSLSVIVPIVILIAVFPLNWAAGLILMLTAPLVPIFMILVGMVAADSSQKNMDTLARLSAQFLDRLRGLETLRLFNRTSEQTQHIENVTEDFRETTMDVLKLAFLSSAVLEFFTSISIALMAVYFGFSYLGQIEFGTYNAPLTLFTGFFCLILAPEFYQPLRDLGAYYHDRAAGIGAADAIVDFLETDYLTLHQNDRQIPFESAVEISAENLVILSTQGTALTQPLTFHVPANHNIALVGQSGAGKTSLINTILGFLPYEGSLKINGQELRESHLTDWRKNIAWVGQNPLLLQGSIKENLLLGDIQANDEEIDRALTLAQAKEFTDKLGLSYEIKDGGLGISVGQAQRLAIARALLRKGKLLLLDEPTASLDAQSENLVLQALSEMSCYQTTLMITHRIEDLKQCDQIFVMQQGKIVQQGDFSQLKNEGLFAELLAQRQQDIQ; from the coding sequence ATGGACAAACTTCGCCAAAAATACCTACAAAAATGGCTTCGTGCACAGCAACAACCGATAAAAAAATTAATGCTTGCCAATATTACGTTAGCCGCACTTTCATCACTCATTTTAGTGGCGCAAACTTATTTTCTCGCCACGTTGCTTGATAAACTTATTATGCAAAATATACCGAGAGATGAACTCATTCCCTCTTTTCTCGGTTTAATTCTCAGCTTTGCCTTGCGTGCCGTGATTTTATGGGGACGTGAAAGAATCGGTTTCGAAAGCGGCAAACGGCTGCGCAATCATATTCGCCGACAAATTCTTAATAAAATTCACCTTGTCGGCCCTGCAACGATCAATCAAAAACCTGCCGGCAGTTGGGCAAGTATTATGTTGGAACAAGTGGAGAATCTGCATAATTTCTACGCACGTTTTTTACCACAGCAAAGCCTTTCCGTGATTGTGCCTATTGTCATTTTAATTGCAGTATTTCCGCTAAACTGGGCTGCCGGGTTGATTCTAATGCTCACTGCACCATTAGTGCCGATTTTTATGATTTTAGTAGGTATGGTAGCGGCAGATAGCAGTCAAAAAAATATGGATACTCTCGCACGTTTAAGTGCGCAATTTTTAGATCGCTTACGTGGTCTTGAAACGTTACGCCTTTTCAACCGCACTTCCGAGCAAACCCAACACATCGAAAATGTCACGGAAGATTTCCGAGAAACGACAATGGACGTGCTGAAATTGGCATTTTTATCCTCTGCCGTGTTGGAATTTTTTACATCTATTTCCATTGCCCTAATGGCGGTTTATTTCGGATTTAGCTATTTAGGTCAAATCGAGTTTGGAACATATAATGCACCTCTCACACTCTTTACCGGCTTTTTCTGTCTTATTCTTGCCCCGGAGTTTTATCAACCGTTACGTGATCTCGGCGCTTACTATCACGATCGAGCGGCAGGCATTGGTGCCGCTGATGCGATTGTTGATTTTCTAGAAACGGATTATCTCACTCTTCATCAAAATGATCGTCAAATTCCCTTTGAAAGTGCGGTCGAAATTTCTGCTGAAAATCTAGTGATACTTTCCACGCAAGGCACTGCCCTCACACAACCTTTAACTTTCCATGTTCCGGCAAATCATAACATTGCTTTAGTCGGTCAAAGCGGAGCCGGAAAAACCTCTTTAATTAACACGATTTTGGGCTTTTTACCTTATGAGGGATCGCTAAAAATTAACGGGCAAGAACTGCGGGAAAGCCATCTTACGGACTGGCGAAAAAATATTGCCTGGGTAGGACAAAATCCGTTGTTATTACAAGGCTCAATTAAAGAGAATTTATTGCTTGGCGATATTCAGGCAAATGATGAAGAAATTGACCGTGCTTTAACACTTGCTCAAGCCAAAGAATTCACCGATAAACTCGGGCTTTCTTACGAAATTAAAGACGGCGGTTTGGGTATTTCCGTAGGGCAAGCGCAGCGCCTTGCGATTGCACGAGCATTGCTACGTAAAGGTAAATTATTGCTGCTTGATGAACCGACAGCCAGCCTCGATGCTCAATCGGAAAATTTAGTTCTACAGGCTTTAAGTGAAATGAGCTGTTATCAAACCACGTTAATGATTACACATCGCATTGAAGATCTTAAGCAATGCGATCAAATTTTTGTAATGCAACAAGGCAAAATCGTCCAACAAGGGGATTTTTCACAACTCAAAAATGAAGGTCTTTTTGCCGAATTACTCGCTCAACGACAACAGGATATTCAATAA
- a CDS encoding GntP family permease: MLIIIMIAAILLLLLLIIKFKVHAFVALIIVSLLTALAAGIPVEKILPTLLGGFGNTLAAVALLVGLGAMIGRLLEITGGAKVLADTLINKFGEQKAPFALGIAALLFGFPIFFDAGLVVMLPIVFSVAKRFGGSVLRYAFPVAGAFAVMHAFLPPHPGPVASGDLLGVNIGLLVIVGLVCAIPTWYIGTYLFSMFISKKIHVDLPKAFLNATAISETSVQNPPSFARVMTILLLPILLILFDTGLNTLSVAKVIDGSQIWVQSLRLIGKTPIALLITLIVAILLLKEQRSYEQIEKICDNALGPICSIVLVTGAGGMFGGVLRASGIGEVLSAMLSDTGMPIIVAAFVIAMVMRVAQGSATVALTTAAALISPTVAAASDLSQFDLCFIVIAIASGATVLSHVNDSGFWLISRFLEMDTKTTLKTWTLLETSIGVVGFIIALIGSFIL; encoded by the coding sequence ATGCTTATTATCATTATGATTGCCGCAATTTTATTGCTGCTTCTACTTATTATTAAATTCAAAGTTCATGCTTTTGTGGCATTGATCATCGTCAGCTTACTTACCGCCCTTGCCGCCGGTATTCCGGTGGAAAAAATTCTCCCGACTTTACTTGGCGGATTTGGTAATACATTGGCAGCCGTTGCATTATTGGTTGGTCTCGGTGCGATGATCGGTCGTTTATTGGAGATCACCGGTGGTGCTAAAGTGCTTGCAGATACCTTAATTAATAAATTCGGTGAGCAAAAAGCCCCTTTCGCATTGGGTATTGCTGCCCTCCTCTTCGGTTTCCCTATTTTCTTTGATGCCGGTTTGGTTGTGATGTTGCCAATCGTTTTCAGCGTTGCAAAACGTTTCGGCGGCTCCGTATTACGTTACGCCTTCCCCGTTGCCGGTGCATTTGCCGTTATGCACGCTTTTCTACCGCCCCACCCGGGCCCGGTGGCATCCGGTGATTTATTGGGGGTAAATATCGGCTTATTAGTCATTGTCGGTTTAGTTTGCGCAATCCCTACTTGGTATATCGGTACTTATTTGTTCAGTATGTTTATCAGCAAAAAAATTCACGTTGATTTACCGAAAGCCTTTTTAAACGCAACGGCAATTAGTGAAACATCGGTACAAAATCCGCCAAGTTTTGCGCGTGTAATGACGATTTTACTTTTACCGATTCTCTTAATTTTATTTGATACCGGTTTAAATACATTAAGTGTGGCAAAAGTGATTGACGGTTCACAAATTTGGGTTCAATCCCTGCGACTGATTGGTAAAACGCCCATCGCTTTATTGATTACATTGATTGTCGCTATCCTATTACTTAAAGAACAGCGTAGCTATGAACAAATCGAAAAAATCTGTGATAACGCACTCGGCCCTATCTGCTCTATCGTATTAGTAACCGGTGCCGGCGGTATGTTTGGCGGAGTATTGCGAGCCAGCGGTATTGGCGAGGTATTATCTGCAATGCTTTCGGATACGGGAATGCCGATTATTGTTGCAGCCTTCGTCATTGCAATGGTTATGCGTGTCGCACAAGGTTCGGCAACCGTCGCTCTCACAACTGCCGCAGCATTGATTTCACCAACTGTAGCCGCAGCCTCCGATTTAAGTCAATTTGATCTTTGTTTTATCGTTATTGCCATTGCATCAGGCGCAACGGTATTATCTCACGTCAACGATTCCGGCTTCTGGCTAATCAGTCGATTTTTAGAAATGGATACCAAAACAACCTTAAAAACATGGACATTACTTGAAACCTCTATTGGTGTAGTCGGTTTCATTATCGCGCTTATCGGTAGTTTTATTCTTTAA
- the selD gene encoding selenide, water dikinase SelD — protein MVDEIRLTQYSHGAGUGCKISPKVLGTILQTQLENFVDPHLLVGNDTADDAAVYDLGNGTAIISTTDFFMPIVDDPFDFGRIAATNAISDIFAMGGKPIMAIAILGFPINKLPAEIARKIVEGGRFACHQAGIALAGGHSIDAPEPIFGLAVTGVINTEKVKRNASAQEGCRLYLTKPLGIGVLTTAEKKGKLKPEHQGLATELMCRLNSIGSRFSEVSGVTAMTDVTGFGLLGHLIEMCEGANLNAEIFFDKIPTLNGVSEYIAEGCVPGGTTRNFDSYGHKVGALSDQQKAVLCDPQTSGGLLLAVKPESEQDILTIAQQAGINIYEVGVLKARDLQTEIFVEVR, from the coding sequence ATGGTAGACGAAATTCGTTTAACGCAATACAGTCACGGCGCAGGTTGAGGCTGTAAAATCTCGCCTAAGGTGTTAGGGACGATTTTACAAACTCAGCTTGAAAATTTTGTTGATCCGCATTTACTGGTGGGCAACGATACTGCCGATGATGCGGCTGTCTATGATTTAGGCAATGGTACTGCGATTATCAGTACCACGGACTTCTTTATGCCGATTGTGGATGACCCTTTTGATTTTGGACGTATTGCCGCCACCAATGCGATCAGCGATATTTTTGCAATGGGCGGCAAACCGATTATGGCAATTGCGATTTTAGGTTTCCCGATTAACAAGTTACCGGCGGAAATTGCACGAAAAATTGTGGAGGGCGGTCGTTTTGCTTGTCATCAAGCAGGAATTGCGCTCGCCGGTGGACATTCCATTGATGCGCCGGAACCTATTTTCGGTTTAGCGGTAACAGGTGTCATTAATACGGAAAAAGTAAAACGTAATGCTTCTGCACAAGAGGGATGCAGACTTTATTTAACGAAACCGCTAGGCATCGGCGTACTGACTACGGCGGAGAAAAAAGGCAAATTAAAGCCCGAACATCAGGGATTAGCCACTGAACTGATGTGTCGGCTAAATAGCATCGGTAGCCGATTTTCTGAAGTCAGCGGAGTTACGGCGATGACGGATGTAACCGGATTCGGCTTGCTCGGTCATTTAATCGAAATGTGTGAAGGTGCGAATTTAAATGCTGAGATCTTTTTCGATAAAATTCCTACCTTAAATGGTGTGTCGGAATATATTGCGGAAGGTTGTGTACCGGGCGGAACGACACGTAATTTTGACAGTTATGGTCATAAAGTCGGAGCGTTGTCGGATCAGCAAAAAGCCGTACTATGCGATCCGCAAACCTCAGGCGGTTTATTATTGGCAGTGAAACCTGAAAGCGAGCAAGACATTTTGACGATTGCACAACAAGCCGGTATTAACATTTATGAAGTCGGTGTGTTGAAAGCAAGAGACTTACAAACCGAAATTTTCGTAGAAGTTCGTTAG
- a CDS encoding gluconokinase: MNDNERIGKSFILMGVSSTGKTSVGTAISHRLGIKLIDGDDLHPRANIIKMGEGQPLNDEDRAPWLERIRDAAFSLERKSESGIIICSALKKKYRDVIRDGNEQVKFLFLEGSFELVLERMKQRKGHYMKTDMLKSQFDTLEVPGTDEPDVLHIDIDGSFEEVVARCISALEPFL; the protein is encoded by the coding sequence ATGAATGATAATGAACGAATTGGAAAAAGTTTTATCCTAATGGGTGTTTCAAGCACGGGTAAAACATCGGTAGGAACAGCGATTTCCCACCGTTTGGGAATTAAATTGATTGATGGCGATGATCTGCATCCTCGTGCAAATATTATTAAAATGGGTGAAGGACAGCCTCTTAATGATGAAGATAGAGCGCCTTGGTTGGAGCGTATCCGTGATGCAGCGTTTAGCCTTGAACGTAAAAGTGAGAGCGGAATTATTATTTGTTCTGCGTTGAAGAAAAAATATCGCGATGTTATTCGTGATGGCAATGAACAAGTGAAATTTTTGTTTTTGGAAGGTTCTTTTGAACTTGTGCTTGAGAGAATGAAACAACGCAAGGGACATTATATGAAAACGGATATGCTAAAAAGTCAATTTGATACCTTGGAAGTACCGGGTACGGATGAGCCGGATGTGCTTCATATTGATATTGACGGGAGTTTTGAGGAAGTGGTCGCACGTTGTATTTCAGCTTTAGAACCTTTTTTATAA
- a CDS encoding TatD family hydrolase, which produces MPFFDTHTHLDYLHHFTGEPLSQLMENARRSGVEKILVVAVVQRDFKNIQKMTALYPENLYYGLGLHPLYIKEHAENDLILLEQTLALRDRNCTAVAEIGLERAVQDLISAELWQKQCRFFESQLYLAKQFNLPVNIHSRKSHDQVFTFLKRISPAQGGVVHGFAGSYEQAKRFVDLGYKIGVGGTITYVRANKTRQAIAKLPLDSLVLETDSPDMPVFGFQGQPNRPERIVQVFQSLCELRNEPIEQIEETLWQNSSTLFG; this is translated from the coding sequence ATGCCCTTTTTCGACACTCATACCCATCTTGATTATCTCCATCACTTCACCGGAGAACCGCTTTCGCAATTAATGGAAAATGCAAGGCGGTCAGGTGTAGAAAAAATACTCGTTGTAGCGGTTGTGCAACGGGATTTTAAAAACATTCAAAAAATGACCGCACTTTATCCGGAAAATTTATATTATGGATTAGGATTGCATCCGCTTTATATCAAAGAACATGCGGAAAATGATTTAATATTGCTGGAACAAACCTTGGCGTTGCGTGATAGAAATTGTACGGCGGTGGCGGAGATTGGGTTAGAGCGTGCCGTTCAGGATTTAATTTCTGCGGAACTTTGGCAAAAACAGTGCCGTTTTTTTGAAAGCCAACTTTATTTGGCGAAGCAATTTAATTTACCGGTGAATATTCATAGCCGCAAATCTCACGATCAGGTTTTTACTTTCTTAAAACGTATTTCACCCGCCCAAGGTGGTGTTGTGCATGGTTTTGCAGGTAGTTATGAGCAAGCCAAGCGTTTTGTCGATCTAGGCTATAAAATCGGCGTGGGCGGCACGATTACTTACGTGCGCGCAAATAAAACCCGCCAAGCTATTGCTAAATTACCGTTGGATTCATTAGTGTTAGAGACCGACAGTCCGGATATGCCGGTATTTGGTTTTCAAGGACAACCGAATCGTCCGGAGCGAATTGTACAAGTTTTCCAATCCTTGTGTGAATTAAGAAATGAACCTATTGAGCAAATTGAAGAAACCCTTTGGCAAAATAGTAGCACATTGTTTGGATAA
- the gntR gene encoding gluconate operon transcriptional repressor GntR, with product MKRKRPTLQDIAEHLSITKMTVSRYLRNPDSVAQETQRRIAKAIEEFGYIPNRAPEILSNAKSKAIGVLLPSLTNHVFADVLKGIELIADQAGYQTMLAHYGYSVKKEEERIESLLSYNVDGLILSENYHSLRTLKMIEIANIPVIEIMDSTQAGIQQVIGFDNVAAAQAMVETMILHGHQNIVYFTARMDKRTQLKMQGYEQAMKKYGLEPYSLITEESSSFTLGGKQLRDIITKRPETNGIFCTNDDLAIGALFECQRLGIEVPKQMAIAGFHGHDVGFSVTPQLATVITPRLDIGKRAAQELLERLKGEPITERMIDLGFKIHTGESL from the coding sequence ATGAAACGTAAACGTCCCACTTTACAAGATATTGCTGAGCACCTTAGCATCACCAAAATGACGGTAAGCCGTTATCTACGCAATCCCGATTCGGTGGCGCAAGAAACGCAACGCCGTATTGCCAAAGCCATTGAAGAATTCGGTTATATCCCAAACCGTGCACCGGAAATTCTTTCTAATGCAAAAAGTAAAGCCATTGGCGTTTTGCTCCCCTCATTGACTAACCACGTTTTCGCCGATGTATTAAAAGGTATCGAACTTATTGCCGACCAAGCCGGCTATCAAACAATGCTCGCTCACTACGGTTACAGCGTAAAAAAAGAAGAGGAACGCATTGAAAGTTTGCTTTCTTATAATGTAGACGGCTTGATTTTATCGGAAAATTACCATTCGCTACGCACTCTCAAAATGATTGAAATCGCCAATATTCCGGTGATTGAAATTATGGATAGCACGCAAGCAGGTATTCAGCAGGTGATCGGTTTTGATAATGTTGCAGCAGCGCAAGCTATGGTGGAAACGATGATTTTACACGGTCATCAAAATATCGTGTACTTCACCGCAAGAATGGATAAGCGAACCCAATTAAAAATGCAAGGCTATGAACAAGCGATGAAAAAATACGGGCTTGAACCCTATAGTTTAATTACCGAGGAATCATCATCTTTTACTTTGGGAGGAAAACAACTTCGGGATATTATCACCAAACGCCCTGAAACCAACGGTATTTTCTGTACGAATGACGACTTAGCCATCGGCGCATTATTTGAATGCCAACGCTTAGGCATTGAGGTTCCGAAACAAATGGCTATCGCCGGGTTTCACGGGCATGATGTGGGGTTTTCCGTTACGCCGCAACTTGCCACCGTTATCACTCCCCGTTTAGATATCGGCAAACGGGCGGCACAAGAATTATTAGAAAGGTTAAAGGGTGAACCGATAACGGAAAGAATGATTGATCTCGGTTTCAAAATTCACACCGGGGAGAGTCTCTAA
- the trxB gene encoding thioredoxin-disulfide reductase — protein sequence MSDVKHAKLLILGSGPAGYTAAIYAARANLKPVLVTGLQQGGQLTTTDEIENWPGDFGETTGSGLMQRMLQHAEKFNTEIVFDHINKVDLSSRPFKLYGDVQNFTCDALIIATGASARYLGLPSEENYKGRGVSACATCDGFFYRNKPVAVIGGGNTAVEEALYLANIASTVHLIHRRDSFRAEKILIDRLYKKVEEGKIQLHTDRTLDEVLGDNMGVTGLRLQNTKTGEKEELNLDGLFVAIGHSPNTQIFEGQLELNNGYIVVKSGLEGNATATSVEGVFAAGDVMDHNYRQAITSAGTGCMAALDAERFLDAQE from the coding sequence ATGTCAGATGTTAAACACGCAAAACTTCTTATTCTAGGCTCCGGTCCTGCCGGTTATACGGCTGCAATTTATGCGGCACGCGCAAATTTAAAACCGGTTTTGGTAACAGGATTACAACAGGGCGGTCAGCTCACCACCACCGATGAAATCGAAAACTGGCCGGGTGATTTTGGTGAAACGACAGGTTCCGGCTTAATGCAACGGATGTTGCAACACGCAGAAAAATTCAACACGGAAATCGTATTCGATCACATTAACAAAGTAGATTTATCTTCCCGTCCTTTCAAACTTTACGGCGATGTGCAAAATTTCACCTGTGATGCATTAATTATTGCAACGGGGGCATCAGCACGCTATTTAGGTTTACCTTCGGAAGAAAATTATAAAGGTCGTGGTGTTTCGGCTTGCGCAACCTGTGATGGTTTCTTCTATCGCAATAAACCCGTTGCGGTAATCGGAGGCGGCAACACCGCAGTGGAAGAAGCACTTTACCTTGCAAACATCGCAAGCACGGTACATTTAATCCACCGCCGCGATAGTTTCCGTGCAGAAAAAATCTTAATCGACCGTTTATATAAAAAAGTGGAGGAAGGAAAAATTCAGCTCCATACCGACCGCACTTTAGATGAGGTGCTGGGTGATAATATGGGGGTAACGGGTTTACGCTTACAAAATACCAAAACTGGAGAAAAAGAAGAATTGAACCTTGATGGCTTATTTGTCGCCATCGGGCACTCACCAAACACGCAAATTTTCGAGGGACAGCTTGAACTGAATAACGGCTACATCGTTGTGAAATCCGGTCTTGAAGGCAACGCAACCGCCACATCCGTAGAAGGCGTATTCGCTGCCGGAGATGTAATGGATCATAACTATCGCCAAGCCATCACTTCCGCCGGAACGGGCTGTATGGCGGCATTGGATGCCGAACGTTTCTTGGATGCTCAGGAATAA
- the cydC gene encoding cysteine/glutathione ABC transporter ATP-binding protein/permease CydC, whose translation MRALLSFIGLFKFAKFPLVLGLVLMILGLASSMGLLTVSGWFLAATAIAGLGTLFNFFYPSASVRGLAIGRTVARYFEKIVTHDATFRILAKLRVQVFEKIIPLSPAVLNRYRNSDLLNRLVSDVDTLDSLYLRLLAPFFTAIFVIIAMTIGLSFINLSLALGLGAFLLILLLLIPTIFYRLGQQFGEPLIQARATYRIQFLEFIQAQAELLLFNAEDQVKEKMAATEKDWQTAQSKEAKLSGFSTALVLFLNGLLICIMLWFSSQADFGTDEYRAAFIALFTFAALAAFEIIMPLGAAFLHIGQVIAAAERVTDIIEQKPLVEFTGNAAFEPKVRLISAKNLNFAYPGQDYLTLENLTLNIEQGQKIAILGKTGSGKSTLLQLLVRNYDLPDGDPLRGELLLAEKPISAYSEQTLRKQLCFLTQRVHVFSDTLRQNLQFADLEPISDEKMISVLHQVGLSKLSDQTQGLDLWLGDGGRPLSGGEQRRLGLARILLSNAPILLLDEPTEGLDRETERQILRLIFQHAENKTLIMVTHRLTAIERFDNICVIDEGKLIEQGNYTELVVKEDGFFKRLVERI comes from the coding sequence ATGCGTGCCTTACTTTCCTTTATAGGTCTATTCAAATTTGCCAAATTTCCGCTCGTTCTTGGCTTAGTCTTGATGATTTTAGGACTGGCTTCCAGTATGGGGCTGCTTACCGTATCCGGTTGGTTTTTAGCAGCAACCGCGATAGCCGGGCTCGGCACGCTTTTTAATTTTTTCTATCCCTCCGCCAGTGTGCGTGGTTTGGCGATCGGGCGAACCGTGGCGCGTTATTTTGAGAAAATCGTTACTCATGATGCGACATTCCGCATTTTGGCAAAATTGCGCGTGCAAGTATTTGAAAAAATCATTCCGTTGAGTCCCGCAGTACTAAATCGTTATCGTAACAGCGATTTATTAAACCGTTTGGTATCTGATGTAGATACTCTTGATAGCCTGTATTTGCGACTTCTTGCGCCGTTTTTTACTGCAATCTTCGTCATCATTGCAATGACAATCGGTTTGAGTTTTATCAATCTGTCGCTCGCCCTTGGCTTAGGTGCATTCCTGCTAATATTATTGCTCCTAATTCCGACAATTTTTTATCGTTTAGGGCAGCAATTCGGTGAGCCTTTAATTCAAGCACGTGCAACTTATCGCATACAATTTTTGGAATTTATTCAGGCACAAGCAGAGCTTTTATTGTTTAATGCCGAAGATCAAGTGAAAGAAAAAATGGCGGCAACAGAGAAAGACTGGCAAACCGCTCAATCCAAAGAAGCAAAATTAAGCGGATTTTCAACCGCACTTGTTTTGTTCTTAAACGGTTTATTGATTTGCATAATGTTATGGTTTAGCAGTCAAGCCGATTTCGGCACCGATGAATATCGTGCCGCCTTTATTGCTTTATTCACTTTTGCTGCACTAGCGGCATTTGAAATCATTATGCCCTTGGGGGCCGCATTTTTGCATATCGGGCAAGTGATTGCCGCAGCAGAACGGGTAACGGATATTATTGAACAAAAACCTTTGGTGGAATTTACCGGTAACGCAGCTTTTGAGCCGAAAGTGCGGTTAATTTCTGCGAAGAATTTGAATTTTGCCTACCCGGGACAAGATTATCTCACATTAGAAAATCTCACCCTCAATATTGAACAGGGGCAGAAAATTGCCATTCTTGGTAAAACCGGCAGCGGTAAATCTACCCTTCTTCAACTTTTAGTGCGTAACTATGATCTTCCTGATGGCGATCCTCTTCGTGGCGAACTCCTACTTGCAGAAAAACCGATTTCCGCCTACTCCGAGCAAACCCTACGCAAACAATTATGTTTTTTAACCCAACGCGTACATGTATTCAGCGATACATTACGCCAAAACTTACAGTTTGCTGATCTTGAGCCTATTTCCGATGAAAAAATGATCTCAGTGTTACATCAAGTCGGACTGAGTAAATTATCGGATCAAACACAAGGCTTGGATTTATGGCTTGGCGATGGCGGTCGCCCGCTTTCCGGCGGTGAACAACGTCGTTTAGGGCTTGCGCGTATTTTATTAAGTAATGCACCGATTTTATTACTCGATGAGCCAACAGAAGGATTGGATCGTGAAACGGAACGCCAGATTTTACGCCTGATTTTCCAACACGCTGAAAATAAAACGCTCATTATGGTAACACATCGCTTAACCGCTATTGAGCGGTTCGACAATATTTGCGTGATTGATGAAGGAAAATTAATCGAACAGGGTAACTATACGGAATTAGTAGTGAAAGAAGATGGATTTTTCAAACGCTTGGTGGAACGTATATAG
- a CDS encoding co-chaperone YbbN — MTDFSFIVEINEQNLTEILQQSLEKPLVVNFYAPNHKESVDFLNLLEHLAEQYQGQFVLAKVNCEKEQMIAAQFRIQALPTTYLFKEAQALDAFPGALDQTSLIQRLNVILPKEEELKFQQALDFLQVENYDAALPLLKEAWDLSDKKNSDIALLYAETYIAMKKTEAAQEILNQIPLQDRDSRWQGLQAQIELLIQAADTPEIQQLQKDFAQNPSTEIAIKLAVQLHQANRNEEALTLLFGILKTDLSAQNGEVKQQFLSILSAMGNSDPLTNKFRRLLYSLLY, encoded by the coding sequence ATGACTGATTTTTCTTTTATCGTTGAGATTAACGAACAAAATCTCACCGAAATCCTACAACAATCCCTTGAAAAACCGCTTGTCGTCAATTTTTATGCGCCAAATCATAAGGAATCCGTCGATTTCTTAAACCTACTTGAACACTTGGCAGAGCAATATCAAGGGCAATTTGTTCTCGCTAAAGTGAATTGTGAAAAAGAACAAATGATCGCAGCGCAATTCCGTATTCAAGCCTTGCCAACCACCTATTTATTTAAAGAAGCGCAAGCATTGGATGCCTTTCCGGGCGCACTTGATCAAACTTCACTTATTCAACGTTTAAATGTTATTTTACCCAAAGAGGAAGAATTAAAATTTCAGCAGGCATTAGATTTCTTACAAGTCGAAAATTATGATGCGGCGTTGCCTTTATTAAAAGAGGCTTGGGATCTTTCCGATAAAAAGAACAGCGACATTGCCCTGCTTTACGCAGAAACCTATATTGCAATGAAAAAAACCGAAGCGGCACAAGAAATTTTGAATCAAATTCCGCTGCAAGATCGCGATAGCCGTTGGCAAGGATTACAAGCGCAAATCGAGTTATTAATTCAAGCGGCAGACACCCCTGAAATTCAGCAATTACAAAAAGATTTTGCCCAAAATCCAAGCACGGAAATAGCAATAAAACTTGCCGTACAACTCCACCAAGCAAATCGTAATGAAGAAGCACTCACCCTACTTTTCGGTATTTTAAAAACGGACTTAAGCGCGCAAAATGGTGAAGTAAAACAACAATTCTTATCAATTTTAAGTGCAATGGGTAATTCAGATCCGCTGACGAATAAGTTCCGCAGATTGCTTTATTCATTACTCTATTGA